The stretch of DNA GCTACTGACTGTTCTAACTTTTGGCACTACCTATAGTGTGGCTAATGCATTAGAGTTTGTGGGAGTTAAGCCTACACACAATAGTGAATACATGCTGCTTCTAGAAGTACCTAAAGATATGTTTTGAATCTGCATCTGTTAATTTGCGTATGTTTGTTTATCGTTAAGTTTCAGGGTCTGACATTCCCACCAAATACAAAGCCAGTGTAACTGAAGTCATGTTGTACCTAGGAATATATATGGCAATGCTTCCCTGCAGTGGAAAATAACAGTACTGCAAAACACATTTGGACCATCGAATGATACAGCTCCTTAATAAAGTATTAAAGTCAGCATAGGTAGTAATGGCATCTGTATTTAAAAGTAGATTGaatgtttttcttaaaggaaactataccagTTAAAATGAAGGAAATGAATGTGCCACTGAGGGCATCATAACTAAGGCACCCTGTTCTGTTTATTTAGACAGAAGAAGAATGGTAGCATTTAGGTAAAATAAGAAGAATGGATTGAactgtagattttttttctcaacctTAATATCTATTATCCAATAACTAAATGCTAATGTTACAAACCATTTGGGTTGAGAATCTCTCCTTCAGAACATGGCAGACAATCAAAGCAGCAGACCTTCTGCCCTTGAATTGCAGCTCTTCTGTAGCCTTTGGGGCATGGGTCACTGCAAACCGAACTCGGGACCTATGaagaaattataataattatgtatttgaCAGCCTGGGTATGATTCATTTTTAACTGGTAAATAAATGGTTAATAAAAAGttcatgaaaacaaattaaatctGCCCAATTCAATTAAATTTCATAATCAGCATTTGGTCTACAGGCAGGATTGGCTTGTGGCCTGATAACACTGCTCTCTGCCATCACTAAGGGGAGCTGTCTGAGGCAAATTTTAACGATCTTCCTTTGCTCTGTGAATTAAGACATTTTGATGCAGAAAACACTGCCATCCCATAAATGATAATATTGGCAACCCTTTGATGCCACTTGCATGACTTGCCAAAGTCCAATAAAACTTACTTGGCCGTGTCCTCCATTCCATAAAATCTTGTTTAGCTGAATACTGAGCCCCTCGCCATTTAGAGAGCCGGAATCAAAACTACCAATAGAGACATACTGATTACTTCCATTAGGGAACAGCTGCCAGTTCAAAATCTCCACAGACTGAGGGacatccccattctcatcaaaatatattcttttcccTGCTGTGTTGTTGAAGTCTACCTTTCTGAGGTAATGAAGCAGCTAGGAGAAAAGATGGCACTATTTGTATAATTCACTTTTAAAGAGTAAGAATGCTGGAATACAGAATCATTGTAAAGAGAGAGCTTGTATTAAAGGAAGCTCAAAACCACTCATTtttatgtgcttttatttttGCAGTGCCACAGTGATGGGACTTTGTGTGTCTGCAAGATTTACAAATATTGAGCAAGGTTTTTAAGAGGGGTCTTGGATTCCTTTTGAGGGGGAGGAGCAACTTATGGGCAGCTGGGGAATTCCTCTAGGTATTAAGTAAAAGCTAGTCAATGAAAAATTAAGAAGAATGTCAGCGCCATATAAAAACCTGCTCTTCAAACTTTAGGGTCCTGTCCCCAGGAGTTGTCCCCAAAAAGGAAAAAGATAATTTTTGGCTTATTCACCACATGTTCCATCCACAGGGCAGGTCAGGGAAAGTCAAGATAGACAaggttatttcatggtttatcgCAAGAAAATTCATGTATGAGTTTCAATTCGAGGAGAAAAATGTTCTCCAAATGAAGTTCCCATTTTTCTCCATAGACTTTCAATAGCATACAATTGACTTTCTCATATACCTGACAAAACTATTTCTAATGCTGTGAATGAAATATTAATGAGGAGATTAAACTAATATAAATGGAACGGGTGCATTTTACATAATGATGACATTAAATTGACTGTGTAGCATGGtagattttctattgattttataatgatttacaatatatacatctgctttgacatatgaatcaaatgttaggtttgagtcaagtaaaagtagcagattttgggacagctattgtaAACACAATAGCAGTGAACAGTAAACAGTAAACGCAGGTATTTTttcccagcaaatatccttggaataaacaatgGGACAGCTGACAGacaatacacataggggcacatttactaagacacgaatccaaaccgaattggaaaaattccgatttgaaaacgaacattttgcgactttttcgtattttttgcgattttttcggcgcctttatgacttttgggaaattatcgcgactttttcgttaccaatacgatttgcgcgaaaaaacgcgagtttttcgtagccattccgaaagttgagattttttcgtagcgttaaaacttgcgcgaaaaattgcgcctttttcgtaacattaaaacttaaaaggcgcgacgtttcgcgcaagttttaacgctacgaaaaaatcgccagattttgcgcaactttcggaatggctacgaatgGCTacgttttttcacacaaatcgtattggtaacgaaaaagtcgcgataattttctgaaaaaatcgcaaaatacagatcattacgaaaaaaacgcaatcggacgcattcggcccgtggattagtaaatgtgccccttaatgtaaaacttatttgagcaacaaataaggccttcTACAAAGTTAGTAAATTGTCTAGTTAACAAACAACAGTTTGTATACAATattgcacaagtcagcacttgaTGTTGGGAggtttgctaagaactctggtataaaagggagcccCCACCATGTGTTAGTAGCTTCGCCTAGTACTcctggatcatcgcttggttatcgggaacctgaaggtcttgaaccaaaggttgtggggctcccagattgtgctgaattgatgcagaactgcctatgcttgtaactataatcatacaatatatagtaaatatatatatatatagtaaatctatttaattctattattacttgtgtgtgtaagttattgctcactaacagtttatcagaaggtttaatccttgatcctgcatatgtattaatatttgttatcaATGTCAATTAAttcaaattattaatattaataaaggttctcaccccctttattacagacTATAACTGCAGGTAcatgcaacattaaaggggttttgttaacttttagtatgatgtagtgcagtgatccccaaccagtggctcgagggtaacatgttgctccccaaccccttggatgttgctctcagtgcccccaaaccagggagttatttttgaattcctgactaggggacaagttttggttgaataaaaacaagatttcctaccaaataaagccccctgtaagctgatagtgtgcatagaggctgcctaataggttgacgggtaagaaaggttggggacccttgatgtagagagtaatattctgagacaatttgcaattggtcttcattttttttattattggtggttttataattattattatattattatttaactttttgttcagcaactctccagttttttACCCACTGTGCACTGCTATTTAAACATATCCATGTTCTTGATATCCAACATATCCCATACATGCAACAGTTTTATGGGGATAGATGCCTTAAATATACCCAACAACACAGAGTTCTGCTACTTCATAATTACATGAAATTTAATGCATTTTCTAGATATTTGCACATAAATAGCAGAAGAACAGTTCCACTACACATAACTTGAAGGAAGAGAATAAAGGAACATCTAATGAAGTCATAATATCCTGTAACAATATATACAGGGGCTTTTTGGCACCggctttaatgaaacatttctatGAAATGAATGAATGCAGCTCCCTCACACAACTTAATCtgtgcattatatacagtacctgccaaGGCCGGTGGTTATAAATATCAGCACAAGATCCATTCTTGAAAGGCCCTTTCCCTGGGACACAGTTCTTCATCTGGTGCAAAGCATGAGCTACTGCAAAGACTGCGTTATGTgttctatatgaatatataaagttataGACATCATATATATTGGGATCAATACTGTCCAGTCTCTCCTCTCCTGTGCACCAAACAATGTCTTCTTTAAGCAGTGCTGGAGATGTATTATTGACTGCATCATTTCCTGGCCAAATACAGTGAAAAACAGTCTCCCAAAATGACTTCATGTAAGGATCATCTGGAAATCTGGAAGGATGGATGCTATAAAGAAACTCCTTAAAGCCTGCAATTTTACCCTTTTGAGGTGCTAATCCAAGGCTCCCATTTAAGGTTGTTAAGATGTCAGTCCTAGGGAAGTCAGAAGTAATGGACCAGCTTGACGTTCCCACCCACACTTTGTCAGTGATATTGTGAAAAGATGCCTGTTCCATTAAAGGGACAAGGTTTTCTATGGTACAAAATAAAAGGATCACTGTTGCTCTGGATCTCTTGACAAGACCAATGATACGGTAGACAGACTCCATGGAGCTGATTATAGGAAGTGTCTCTTGAAATGCAATGCATCCACCATTCTTCTCTATTTCTCTAGTTGCAATTTGAGCACCTAATATCCCCAAATCATTATTTGAGGATATAACACCCACCCAGGTCCAGTTGAAGTACTTAACCAACTGAGCAATGGCAAACCATTCATTGTCAATATTATGTATTGTCCTGAAGAAGGATGGGAAATGAATTTTATTGCTCAACAAAGGCAGCCCAGAAGCATAGCTAATCTGTTGAAAAATAAAAGTAAGAAGGACAGATATAGCTCAACTCACATATCATTCTGTGAATAGTTATATATCCCAAATTACTGCATTGGTTACATAATTATACTTGTACTGGGCAGGAAAAAGAGGTAAACTTGACAGACTGAGACTAAAGGCAGGCTTGGCTCTGGAACCACCAAGGAAACAGATATAAACCTAGTACAGTGAAACTCAAAGTACTCTCAAAGGAATGACATTCTGCTCTACAAAAAGCCTTGATAAAACAGAGCTCTGCAGTGACATGGAGGAGTTTTTCCAGAGATTACGAATCAAAGAATTCTTCCATGATAGGCCTAATATAACACCAGAGGACAACCCAGAGAATAAtttaatcaaaacaaaaaagaaaaagcaactgGACCCCACAACCAGGACAAAACCAGAAACTGGACCAATACATTGATTGTTATAGAAATAGAGATATATCTAAAATACTGGCCAAGCAAAGGAAGCTGATTTACAATATCAGTATCCAGGAGAGAAATGCTATACAGGCTTTGAAAACCAACAAAGACTTAATAATTAAACCAGCTGATAAAGGGGGCGCTGTGTTAATAATGGACACCACAGGGTACATAAAAGAAGCCAATAGACAATTGTCTAACACCGAATACTATAAAAGGCTGGAAAAGGATCTCTCTCATAAATATACAAAGTCATCAGTGGCCTCTTCCCCCCACAGACACACTTAATGGATTTGATGCCAGTGAAGCCcagaattgtatgtatgtatgtattactttatttataaagcgccacaaggatatgcagagctgtacaatcttacaaaatacaaaattacatttggGGAGggggacaaatgttataataaataaatacaataaatatataaaaatgcacagggaataagtgccatgtggtatgagatgCAGTAGGAAAGAGGACCCTgcctcgtagagcttacaatctaagaattGGTACTTTTTACAAGTTGCTGAAAATACATAAGAAAGGGAAAACAGAATGACCCATCATCTCTGGTATTGGAACATTAACATTAGAAAACATTATGAAGCCAATTGTCAAAAAAACACACAGTTTCATACAGGACACCACTGACTGTTTAAACAAACTGGCCACCATAGATCCAGCCTGCCAATATTTCTTTTGAAAAACTTCATATGCACACAATACCAAATCTACAACTAATCAGATTTATACTAACACACAACTACTTCTCATTGGGAGATGCCATATATCTCCAACTGATGGGAAGTGCAATGGGAAGCAAAATGGTACCTCAGTATACTTGTTTATGGCCCAGTTAGAGAAAAATGTCCTGGCTTCCTGCAACTGCAACACCATATAGATGAAATACTTAATATGGACAGAAAAGGAACCAATTTCATCCCACGATTAACCTTACCCTTAACCATTCCTCTTCACACATTAATTTCCTGGATACCACAAGCTACATCAAATATGGAATCATACAAacatccctataccaaaaaccaacagGCTGTCCTGCAtatcacattaaaaaatgtattattttaagcCAGGCTCTGAGATACAACCGGATTTGCTCAAACCTCGAAGACAGAAATAAACATCTCAATTCCTTACAGAAAACTTTTGTTAATTttgggtcaggtttcatgtcacactatctgacctgactgattccagacccctggactatttacaacccaccctaataaacattaattacgtttattatcttcacaagttatctctatctatctgtaacttcctaatttagtgcttgtaaacacttctctctgatctatcagtatatatgttgtgccatttcagttctcatttgtattttgcctgatgaaggggccttagagctccgaaagcttgcaatgtatttctattattagccaatataggtatcatttctacaatactcttgtatttgtgtagTTTTATTAGTTTTACCCCTAAAGGGAACACCCAGAGAAAACACTTTCCAGAGATAGAATTTGCCAACAATGCCCCTAGTGCAGGAACATAAAGTTATAAGAGGACTCCTTGTTAGCAATCAGACATTTTTTCTAGATCAACTAATCTGTGTAAtgcaataaaagttaatttttgcccaggtgcagtaactcctAACAACCGATAAGACATTTGAAGAGATGTAATTTTAATGGTACCTGCTGGTTGAAGTAGGTGACTAGATCTGTAgaaaacattgcaccttttactacataacccctttatttcttaaagggatactgtcatgatttttatggtatactttttatttctaaattacactgcttaaTTTACACTACTATTTAAAATGCTATTCTTGAATGCTGTGTTAATGTCACTTTGTGTATCTTAGTTGTGTAACAATAGGCTCTTTTGCACATGATTCATCAGAAGAGGAAAGACGGACATATTGGTGCTCAACCCAACTATGCAGAAGCACAAGGAGCATGTGTGGATGGATATACTAGGGTCATTATATGAACAACTTTGGGTCCAATTGACAAGCACAGTGGGGTCACACTTAATTTGGATGCAGATATGTCAGGTACTGACACCATTAATGAAAGTACTTGTGTCCTTGCAGTTCCATATTGGGCAAAGCTCCACTGCAGCTGTCCTGTCTCTTCTGATAAATCATGTGCAAGTGCATCTATTGGCAACTAGGAACCCTGCAGTTACAATCACCCTTAACATGAT from Xenopus tropicalis strain Nigerian chromosome 8, UCB_Xtro_10.0, whole genome shotgun sequence encodes:
- the LOC100498582 gene encoding extracellular calcium-sensing receptor, yielding MVFAIMEINASNDLLPNITLGFHLYDPCYNEVRSLIGATWILSRKKLGVPNFHCNKDLMPLAIVGDMPSKASEPLARILGLYRYPQISYASGLPLLSNKIHFPSFFRTIHNIDNEWFAIAQLVKYFNWTWVGVISSNNDLGILGAQIATREIEKNGGCIAFQETLPIISSMESVYRIIGLVKRSRATVILLFCTIENLVPLMEQASFHNITDKVWVGTSSWSITSDFPRTDILTTLNGSLGLAPQKGKIAGFKEFLYSIHPSRFPDDPYMKSFWETVFHCIWPGNDAVNNTSPALLKEDIVWCTGEERLDSIDPNIYDVYNFIYSYRTHNAVFAVAHALHQMKNCVPGKGPFKNGSCADIYNHRPWQLLHYLRKVDFNNTAGKRIYFDENGDVPQSVEILNWQLFPNGSNQYVSIGSFDSGSLNGEGLSIQLNKILWNGGHGQVPSSVCSDPCPKGYRRAAIQGQKVCCFDCLPCSEGEILNPNDDSKCLKCPEDKWPDSRKEECLSKLIQFLSYEETLGSALACISVLFCLLTFSVFCLFIIKRKTPIVKANNRDLSYLLLISLMFGFMCSLAFIGRPNRIMCMIRQVMFAVIFSLCVSTILAKTITVIMIFSATNPDSKLKKLVGLRIPIYIVPGCTMVQVILCIVWLTTEAPFAEYNMAAEIGIIVIECNEGSRVLFACVLGYMGLLASVSLFVAFLARKLPDTFNETKFITFSMLVFASVWVTFIPAYLSTKGKQTVAVETFAILSSSAGCLFCIFSPKCYIILLHPEMNSRQYITGRNTRNRGKRF